The stretch of DNA cagggtgTTTCATGCCTTGTTTTTCGCAAGTTTTAGATGTTTGAAGAAAACACTGACATTGTAAGTGATAATAATGGTTAGGTTTGGATCATTGTGCCCTAGATACATGGCACTTTGTGAGATGAGCCAGCCATGTGTGCATACGCCAAGCCAGTCCTGCGCTACCAGATATGGAAGGTCCAAAGACCAACAACAGAAGGATAAGAGATGTTTAAGTTGGCTCAGCTCTGTCTCTTGAACCAAGGGCAATGATCCTGAGGTGGTCATTGGAAGAATTTGGGGGTACATTTACCCACACAAGCACATAAAATATAGGGCTTCTGGTTTTACTTATATTGATGTGTTTTACTGCCTACATCATCATGCGCTATTGTGAAGTACCCAACAGAGATGGTTCCTCTCTGTGGCCTTACAAAATCAAAATGGCAGTGTTGGAACATTCTAGAGGCCATGTTTGATGTTGACTGGTCCAGCTGGAAGATTGTCTTTGGTTTCCACAGATGTAAGGCCAGTTTTAGGTAAAACGTGTTTGTTATGAAAGAAAGTTGTGCTTAAAATCGAATGACAACAGGGTCAGGGCGATATAAGGAGTTTGTATGACACTGAGGACCACTTTAACAAACTATAgttctaaatggcaaaaatacatgtaaatcatattaaaatatctgtttttttgtgtatttagtgTATTAGAGCTTTACATGCTTAacgttatcttttttttacatgctgcTGTGCCCTATTGATGGTGGTTTGTAAGTTGTTTCCaggaagaataatatattttttgtatacaagttaaatataacacattttcttctgtttataaacatattaattttAAGGGTTGTAAAATACTATgtccaccaaacattctgaggtCCTAGAAAGAAGGGATATCAGGGGAGGGAAGATGGGCAAAGATAGTAGGGCGCAAAAGAGGGACTTAGAAGGGACACTTGGTAAGTATGCAACATAACTCCTCCAGCACTAAGCACCACAGACGGAATTAAGTACGTGATTTACCATTGTCTCAGGTATCAGCCAGACTCGGCAAACATCCAACTGTAGCTCAGCAACTGCATTATAATTGGGCCATCGCCATAAGCCCCGGCCAGCTGAGTAATGATACTCCAACTGCATTTACCTGCCAAGTACAGCTTCAGATCACATGATGTGTTTTGTACTTTTCGGGGATgtaataaaagtatggtgtgtaaaaaaaaaaaaaaaaagcaataaaaggcAATATAAACACACCTAAACTGGTAGAAATATACAGGTATTTTTGCTTGATATCACTTTTCAGAATTTCTTTTATGCTTCACACGTTtggccactaggtggcagccAACTCCCCAGATGatggtttattttttagttaaattGTGCTGTTTGATGATTTGATGAGATTAGGAAATCTCTTTCTTTCACAGACTTTCTGTGTTGGGTTTGGGATCGTTGTGTAGTAGCTGAAGCTTTACTAGTCAACAGTGTTGAGAGCAGGGTTAGTGGCGTGTAGCTGCAGTACATCTTTGGCTCTCCTCCCTCCTGTAACTAACCCACACATACTGACATGCAAAACACCCACTCACCCTAGCACTACACACTAACACCTGCACACTCAAATACTGTACACATactcatgcatacacacacgtgTTATCTTTATCCTGTTTTCCATCTCTTCCCAAGCACCACTAACTCTGGGCCAGATTAATGACTGAGCACACAaagcaattgctccagggccccagaCTTCTGTCGTCCCATGAAGTGGTGGTCCAATCAGGTTCTGCAACGTGCGGCAGTCACACTCACCGtgtcacacactcactctagtatcatacacttacacatgcacacacactcctacaccatatactaacacacactatacaCGTAGACACACACTCTCTTCCTCCTCTACGCCTCTCCGTTTCTCTAATACGTGCAGTTTATACAGCTCTCCCTCTTAATGGGAGCCCTGTCTTCATACAGTTAAGGTCACTGGCCCTGTGGGCCGAAACATCATGGTTGGAAATGTGTTTGGCAATTAAACGGGTAAACAATAATCTGCAGCTTAACACTAGAGGTGAAATGTGAAGTTATCATGCTGACCCCGAGAAGAGGAAGTTCTTTGTAACCTGTACTTTTTATTGACTTAAAatacaaagcattaaaaaaataacatttcaataataatacaacacaTTCAGACTGGGCCCGGTCTTCTCTGTGCCCATCTGCCGGTCTATCTCCATTCTAATAACAGAGCTTCTGAAACAATGGATATAAATATGTTCCTGACTAATTATAGATATGAATTGTTCTAGAAGCAGGTGATTGACCCACTTGTTCTCAAGTAGTACTAAGCTCAAATTATCCTGGTTTGAGAGTCTTGGGTAGATGGACACTACTTCAAAGTCGGTATCATAACAGTTTATATGACCCTGGCTGAGACCTACActggcttttatttattttatttaacacagTTGGTTTGATGGGCTATGGACCACCATAGTAAAGTTCTGGGGCCTCCCCTATGAAATTTAATGAGCCTCTATTTTCAGATTTGGTTCTCATTGACAGTACTGATAATATGTTTTCTTAAGTGTTTCTGTAAAGTTGATGCTGAAGGCCGCTCCTTTAGAAAAACTCGGCTTTAGTGAATCAAGAATAATGGTAAATCAGCGTCCACGCCCTATAACATACGTGTACATAATGTAAGTAATAACATcatataagggaaaaaaaaacatatttagcaAATATATCAATTTTTAGAGCATGAGATGAAGAGGATGCTTAGTTTTTCCATCTGAACAATCCAAAGTAAGAATAAAGATTAAGATTCTAATGGAAATCATTCTAGCTGTATGTACAGTCTATTGGCTTTGGTATTTTAAATAGCTATTTATGCCGAAGAAACCCAGCAATACTTTGGTAGATTTTGGATGACGATAGTGTATCCCGATAAATGTTCCACAGCGGTGTTTTTTATTCTGAAGCCATCGTCAGGATTATATATAAGCCGCTTTTTCACACAGCAGATGTGCTAGTCTCCTCTCCAAGGAAGGCCTCAAATAAGTGCGATACAATGACATCTCCTTTACGATGGACGGAATGTCGCAGAGCTTCAGACAGGAATATCTGGTGTGTTCACTGGCTGCCCGTTCTGTTTTTTAACACTTCGTCGACCTACATCTGTCCTTCTATAGGGCTGGTTCCTTAGGTCTGGAAAAGAAAGATATAAAACGGTTAATTCACGTACCATGATCGGTTCAGCAACACTATATAGAACAAACTACCACCTTTGACGAGGGCATACCAGATCTCCATAAAGCTGGTCTTAGCCCTTCTGCTTTGGAAGCTGACCTGACATAGATTAACACACCTGTGATTATGTCTTCTATTGCCCAGTTGTCCTCATATACTCGTGGCTCCTTCTTTTGAAGTTTCTTGTTTAATTCAGCCATCAAATTGACCTGAGGTTGCACAGGTTTCACTGGCTGCGATGAGGACCAAAAAAACATAGATTTAGAGTTTTCCACCATTAATTTGGCTGCCAGCCAGGCCTTCACATCGCTCACATTTTCACGGCTAGCGCAGTGAACTCACCTGCGGCTGTTTCCCTGCAGCCTCGGTCTTCTCTCCCACCGTGGCTGTGGCCTCCTGCTTCTTCAAGAGCTCCAGATCTTTATCAGCTTGCTGATATAGAAAGGTCAGGGAGATTGTATCATCCATAATGATTGTGAAAATCAATCAGAACATCACATGCACTTTGATAGTTGACCCTGGGAGTGTGTGTGATGTAAGCACTTACAAATTAGATCTTTTTTGATCACTAAACTACATTCCATCATCTATCCTTTGTCTTGCAGAGAATCCCGGCAATTATAACCATTTGGTTACCCTTGAATTAAACCTTTTTCCGTGGCCGTAGGGAAGATGTTGCTATTTATTACACATCTATTTGCCACAGAGCTTTATAAACCAAAGATGGAGGTGTAAAGAAAGCCCATCCGATTTACCTTGAATGCTCTCACAAAACGCAAGAAAACAGGAAAGAAAGTAGAGGGAGGGGTGGTTTTGCTGTTCTCCCCGAAATATTCCACAGCCGTGTTATAGGCTTCCtgaaaagaagaagagaagagataGTAAAAACGTAACCGGAACTTCGTGTAAATGTCCAAGGAAAAAGATAAAGAGTGAGGTGAAAAGCATTGGGATAAAAGAAATACAGAGAAAATTAGCTAAATGAGACGCATTGTGACCAGCAGGAACAGATATCAGGAAGATGGGACCAGGggcaaaaaaagaagaggatCTTTCCTATCCTAGATGTCTGAAGAATATGGGATTCACTCACTAAACACCTTGTCTTGAGTTAACCCGGAGTTTCTTCTTTTATGTGAACTTGAGTGACTTGCATTGGTTATTCAGAAATGTCATCTGGGTGACAATAATCTCTACAATGTAGACTTGGCTAAACAAAGCCCATTGAGCCAAATACCAACATTTTCATTAACAAAGTTGctgaatttacataaaaacttATGATCCAGGATACAATAACATTTCCCCATCTTTATCACACCTGTGCAGTCTTGGCATCCCCTGAAAGTCTCGCCATAACATCCATATTCGATTTTAGGAAGTCCTTTAGAACAGGACTATCATCTTGCTTTGTGAATTCTTTCTGGGCTTGTTCTATCCCAGCCTGAAGGGACTTCACGTCGGCCACCACGGCATCCAGAGACACTGGAGAAGAAGGGGAGAAACATTTCTTCTAGCAGTCCTTAAATGTGACCTCACCATCTTGCCAAGTTAAGATGGAGCCCATGTGAAAAAAGCTATCAGAATACACTGAAAATATACAATAGTAATTGTTTCATGTTCTTAGTTGGGCCTGGACTTGTGATAGTGGTCAGTGATACCTGTAGCTGCTTTCTCCAGGAAATTTAGTTCAGAATGGAAGGTGGACAAATGGGAAAATTTCTCCTTGATCACACGCACCAAATAGTGCAAAAGTGTCTGTTTCCGATCCGTGGACTTAGTCTCCAGGAGCTTTTGATGGAGAAAAAAGGTGCAATTTTTAGATCTACCTATATCTTCAATTACTTGCAAAATAATAGCAGACGTTCTTCTCTAGAGAGTATATCTCAACTGTACTTATTGTCTTTTGTTACTGTTTTCCCCTCTCTTcttttaatagtaataaaataaaggatttatatatatatatatatatttttatattattattattatttatttattgatatctATAGCTAGGCATTTCATAAGTTATGTTTTGCTTTTGCCTGCTCAGAAGTTCCCCTAATACTTACCACGTCAAGGGACTGCAGTCGGAATCCATAGGCTGCTCCCCTCTTGCTGCTGTTCATGTAATTCCCAAATGCCAGGACTAGCTGGAGAAGGAGAGTGCAAATAGTGGGTAATAAGCAATGGAGCATCTTGAAAAAAGGTGATGAGAATGGGTGCAGCTTTGTAGCCGGTCTTTTATGAAGATTTTGGGGTCACCATTAGTTAAGCAACACTGCTAAAGCCGTATTGGTCCAAaagaagatggagtctttagttgaaggtgGTTGAATCATTCCATTTCATGTTACTCTACATATtgttctgtgttggcccaatacaAGGTGTcaccttcaactaaagactccagcAGTGTTTTTTGGTCCATAATGGGTGATTGGGTTGATTTGCAGTAATTTATTTAGGCAATATTTTCCTGAGTGCTTGTGACCAAAACTATCTTAAGATTCTTGCACGTAAGGGAGTCATCAATTTACTGATGAACCTTGACATGTTTTGCAGGACAGCTCAAAGGAGAAACTCTCCTATAGAGTCTCTCACCTCCAGGATCCCTTTCAGCTTCTCAGAGGACTTTATTGATATGGAGGCAGCAATCAAGGCATTGAGTTGCTGGaaagagaagaggaaaataTTCACCATGTGTATAGTAATTTGTTATGTCACAGTGtcatctaaaaatgttgcaTGATGTTTCTTACTGGTGTTATACGGCTTGTAGTATCGGGGAAGCTGGAGATGAAGGTCAtggtgttaaccctttcagaaagCCTGGGGATGGAGCAGAGGTGGACCATGAATCGGTCTTCTGCACTCAGGTCATCCAGGGGCTTCTCGTCTCGTAGATATCGGGATATCTGCTGCCGCTCCCAGTCGGTGGGCAGGAATCGGGACAGAAGCTCCAGGAAATCCAGACTCAAGGCCTGCATGTCATAACTGGAAAAAGGAGGCAAGGCCGTTAGTCATGTTGCGGTAGTAATGGGGCATGCGTGATCATACTGAACATGCCATACATACTGAATGTTAGTTGCCTTGTAAGGATGaacatttacaacattttcCTTTGCAGTTCAAATATGGACTTATTTTGAGGCTGACCAGAAGCAATTGAACAAGCCTCTTGAGCTGACAATAAGTGCTAGCTGCAGGTTCAACAACAGCAGGAAGGCGTCAGCTTATAATACCCCACATCACACTTACTTCTTGATGGCAGTTGTAATGGCTTCAGGGGTTAGGCCTCCCTTTTTCAGAGTAATTGCGAGATTCTTGGCACGATTTGCATCAATCAGAGTCACCTTGCTTGGCTGTTTTTGAGCGGACTTTACTCTTTCAGTGAATGGGGTTTTGCTGAGATCCTGGGCCTTGGTCTTAAATTGCTCTTCGAAGTCACTCATGTCAAGTTCCTTGGGAATTTAAAAGTTTAATATCACATAATCAAGGTTTTGACCCATCAATATCCCTATCAACCATCCTGTACTGATCAGTACCCAGTCCCCCCCCCACATTCTGTCCATTTTTCATTACCTGCAGCACCTTTTCGTCGTCCAGTTGTGTGAAGACCGTCCCGTTGATCTGCGTTGGTTTCAGCGCCACCCAGTTGAGAACCTGCATCCGAAACTTTGTCTGAACAGGTTTCTTTATGCTCATACCTGCAAAATTGTAGGGACTTccattttatgcatttaaacgaatatttttataaaggtTTTATTTCTGAGCAAAACACTGCTTGTTGAACCTGTCCAAGTTTAGGCTATTGACCCCAGAGTTCTCACCTGTTGATAGGCCTGCAGTCATAAGGAGTTGAGTaggtggtggtggaggaggACCACCAGAACCCAGAGATGGAGGAGGTGGTGGAGGCGAAGGTCCGACAAGTGTCCCAGGAAAGGgtggaggaggagggggagcACCAGCCCCATTAGGTGTTTGTGAAAGTGGTTGTTGAGTTGGGACGCTAGTAACATCTGACCTTGGTAGTGGTGGTGGTGCAGGGACATTGGTGACCTCTGGTCCTGGTAGTGGAGGGAGAGCAGAGGTATTGGTGACCTCTGATCCTGGTAAAGGCGGGGGAGCAGGGATATTGCTGACCTGTGGCCCTGGCAGTGGAGGTGGTGCAGGGACATTGGTGGCCTCTGATCCTGGTAATGGGGGAGGAGCAGGGATAGGGTGACTCTCTGTATCTGGAGGTGGGCAGGGAATAACTGCATCCTCAGACAATGGAGATAAAGTGGAAGGCTGGGTAGAAGTCACCTCAGACTCATGGATTGAAGATGACGATGAAGATTGAGATGAATGCTCTGTAACTGACATTGGGCAGCTGGTGATTGCACCTGAAAATAGAAGACACACGGTCAATAGCATTTCCTCATATAATCATCCTACTGGAGACCTGGATCATGGGCTGGTCAATCTCACAGTTCAAGCTTTGTCATAGTCCACCATTTTACTCTCTTACCAGTGACTGTGACAAGTGAAGAACTTGGTCTTTTGCTACTGTCAGGTGTTGGGCTTGTGTGGACAGAGATTGCTGATGTGTCTTCTGTACAGGTATCCCCAGCAGGTTCCATCCAGATTACTTGTCCATTTCCCACCTCTCGTATGTGCACGGTATGCTGTGTGTCCACAGGGGGTTGTAACACATGTTTCTCCTGCAAATGGGAATTAAGTTCAACAAATGTTTAGTTTAATATTCTGTAATTACGAAACCAAGCTGTGGTGACATTGGTGTCGTAAAGTAATTTGTGAAGCTAAATGCAAAGAAATAGGAAAATTAGAATGAATCCCAATAATATTAGTATTAGTACTATCTTAATATTGTTTACCTGCAGCTAAGCCATTTCTGAATCTCTATTACAGTGAATTAATTAACCGACTTACTGTATGAAGCTCTAAAGCCAGTGAGGGCTGAGGTCACCTTGCATGGTGTCCAGTTGAATTCCATGTGGAGACAATCAAGAACTTAACTATTAGACTATATATCATGCACGGAAAACCCTgatcttttagcaggaacaaatTTTGATCCTTCATAATGTGTTGTCGGCTTACCCTTGCTGCACTCAATTCTTTACGCATCTGGTCTAGTTGCGTTTCCAGCTCGGCCACCCTCCTCATGTATTCATTCTCTGTCTGCTGCAGCTTTTCAGTCAACTGGATGACAGCATGAAGTCAGAGGTCAGACCTCACAGATCCAACATTCaatgctttatttataataaatcaaGTAAAAAAAGGGGGCTAAGTTACTACTCAATAATACGTTTTCCAAGAAAATGCTTGGATTACAAAGGTGTCCACAACCAGGTAGTGTCTTCTAGATGCTCCCAGTGCCATATGTGGAATGGTTAAGccgaaatccctgcttgaatagtTTCCAGGTATGTGGATCAGTAACGATATCGAGGATCAACATACTGTGCCCATTATAGATGAAGAATCCAGCAGTTATAACTATAACGGTACCTACATGAGCCAAGTGTCCTTGCAAGTCCTCTACATGCTCCAGCATTTCATTCTTGGTGTCTGTGTCCTCCAAAAGACTGTTCACATCGAAGATATTATCTAAGTAAGCCTGTATCTGTACCTGGAGCCGTTCACTCTCTGTGTGCTTCAGAATCTGATCACCATGGAAAGCATGAAGTGCaaagattaattttttttaatgaattatgtttttacacaaatgtattgtttcatttttaaatacattttctactcCATTTGTCAAGGCTGAACGagattgactttttttttgtaacctaaatttctatgttactatgtacttgaaaatataaaaactcaCCTCCAGATATTCGTCTAGACCTAGTAGAAAGAATTGATGTTGAAGGAAGACTCTGAAGTTCATGTTCTTTACAGAATGAACGACAATATTGATGAACTGCATGCAGGCCACCTGGAGATATAGTCAACACACAATAAACATTCATACCTTCCCGCTCTTCGAATGGACAAAGACGTTGGGGGCACGACAAAGATTTTTTGGGCAATTTACTGATTggtttttatcttttataaatGAGTTCTTTAATCTACAAATCTCCAAACCCACCCAAAGCTACCGAGGCATTAACCCTTCTCACCATAAAGTCAATGTTGGAATCTTCAGTCTGAAAATATTCCATAAGTTTCTCGAATCGCGAACTTTCCCCGAAGACCTGGAGAAAGCAGTGAAATTTAGAGTACTGGGTGGTTAAGAGTTTTAAGTTAATCGCCTAGGACAGGGGTAGGCAAttcggctctcctgatgttgtggactacatctcccataatgctcttacagtcataatgctggcaaagcatcaagggaaatgtagtccacaacatctggagagccgatgattgcctacccctggcctAGGATAAAGATCACAACTCAAATGTGTACTTCAGCTTGGGCCTACAAACCATCTGATTGGGGTGTTAATAACCCCCGTCCACTACCATAACTGCAAAGCTCAAATTTGTTACATGTTTTCTAAATTGTGtctatttttgttgttgcttcTTTGTCTTAGATCGCCCAGGAGGACCTGTCCAGATGTTAGCTATTACATTCAGTTAATACCATTTCCAGCTGGTGtcattattttagatttttttttcctaacaagcaaaaaactctttttttttggctgaGAAAACTGAGATATGTagcaaaattggacaaaactgtcatattttattttctagtgtCGCCTCTCATATCAGCAAAAAACCTCCACCAAATAGGGCCCATAACTTTATAGTCAcattatacacattttaaacTGGCGTTCTGGTTCCATGTTATAAAGTTTGGTACGGACAGATTGGGTTGACTCTCTCACCTCCATGAAATAGTTGAAAGCAGAGAGAATTAGCTCATGTCCCCCTCGGACCAGACAAACTGCAGCAAGGAGTTCCAGGACGAGAGCCTTGGTGCTGGGAGGAACATAGAGACCAAGGGTAATGAAGCAGTCCGAAAGGTGAAAAATGTGATAAGGAGAGACATTAATTGGGGAGGGAAAAGGGCTGCATTTAAAAATAAGGTAAAGGATTGTGAGgacatgaatgaatgagtaagtAGACAGAAGGAATGAAAATAACTAGAGAAAAAGCATCAAGTATAAGACacagaataataaatacaatacttGCAGCAGGTAAGGACTGGCACCTTGTAGCCCGACTGGCAGGTACAGGTGAATGGGCCCCCTCCACCACTTGCCGTAACATACTCACTTATGCATGCGCCATGCACTCatcataacacatacacacacgctaactcacatacacactcacatcaacacatcacacctcacacacttactgtaGTAAGTAGTAGTCCGCGAGCAGCCACTCTATTAATGGGGGTCACATAATGCCACAATTGCCCCCCCAGCCCAGCCCGCACCTGCAATGTATTCTTGCTTTGTACATGTATTCTCGCACCCAATCCACATACTCACCGAGGGTTCTTGTTACCCAGGCTGAGGGTAATCTGGTTGACACAGGAGGGGTGCGACATCACCATGCTAAACCCTGACTGCAGAAAGTACAAGAGGAGCccaattaaaggtgctgttccagctATGCTGCagaatttttcctttttttaactaGTTGCCCCATCAGAAAGATAAAAGAAGCTACCTATAGGTATATAATCCTTATCGAAATACCTGATGTTATTAAAAAGAAGctgcttctttttattttaggtatGGTAAACCACTTTACATATAAATTGGAAGTAGCTTCAGAAGACTTTTAAGAAACCATCATGAAAACGCAATGAAAGAACCATTAAAGGTGCTGATGGATATGTACATTTTATACTAAtattctaaaattatttttccccAATATGAAACGCGTACGATCATATCCACTTGTTCCGTACCTGGTAGTTCATAATTGCCCGCAGACACAtgatacacacatgtacatcgTCCTTGGCGTTCACATGCCGGGAGTTTCTCAGTGTTGTTCGGCTGTGCATGTACCTGTTGAAACAAAGAAGCAGTGTCTGCCTATTCCATATTCCTATTGTACTATATGTAGGATTTATTGGGATGCTATTGAAATAGCTGGGACCAGTCAACGTTAACTGACCGTGGATCCAGTACACCTCGCCGGAGTCACAGATAACAGGGTTCACAAAATACAAAGGTTTTTTGGAATAAGGAACACCTATGGAATCAATATATATCAGGAACTGCATTAACACAAAAGCGCCTGGTGTGTTATAGACTAGTTGATGTAATGGGTTGCGTAGGTAGGGTTTTAGATACCCTATGAATCCTTTGTCTGTCCctcacaatggagttcctgcctgagccatctttgtttggcagccaggctggagccatctctgtctaccttggggccctgtatgacgggtcattctgtcacagctgAGATAAGGAACAGGGCCATCTACATCAAATGTCTTCGCCGAGAACCGCATTACCTGGTGGTCAGGTTCCGTACTCGAGAGGGTGTGCTAGATGGGCTGGAGGACGCGCTAGACTTGTTGATGTCCTCTAGAGATCGGTGTGTGTTCTTTACTTTGTCCACTCCTCCGTTATCAGCGCCCTCTACGTCAAACCTGGAACGAAAATGGGTAGAAGGATGACAAAAAAAGGGGGACAAAAAGAGGAGCTGAAAATTGCAAATACGTTAGAATGACATCAGAGGGCAAGAATGAAGCGTTACCGAGTGTGAAAAGTGCCTATGATTTAgcattctctctctctaacaTGGCCAGGGGGTCAGGGTTTTACATGATACAGAAAAATGCCATTTCCCCTTTTCTCGGTACACTTTCTGGTCTACTTATAGCAGCTTAGAAATGTTAACTTATCTCGAAGGAGAACAGCAACTAAAACATCAGCTGTACCTACAGTATGTGAAAAGCCGGCGCTCAATGCCGGATCCTCATTCATATCATAGAAGAATAATAGAAATGTAACATTCAGTATATAACGTCTTATGCTCTAATGAGGTAACAATATTCAAGAGTAGCTTTAAGTATgatattaatgttatttgtgTAGCTGTGCTATTGCCTCTGTGGAAAATGTGAATTAGAAGAACCAATAAACAGGGAAAGTGTCAATGGAGAGACACTTCCTATCAACAGGCACGTTTGTATGAGGTatggtataaatcaactggaataAATACTTACGGAAAAGAGTACTGTGCAAATGAGAGATATTCCACTAGAACGTCAAGGCCGCCGACTTCTGGGCTCAGAAATTCTTCCACCCATCTAAAAGAAAGCACAAAGGTCTAATTCTGAATGCCACCCTACTGAGGAGAGGTACGTTCTAGGGTTCTCTGCTGTATTCTTGACTGTGTTGCTGAATGATTAGGAAATTGATATAGCTGAACTGGACCTAGGGTCAATAAAGTCTTTGGTCGAAGGTGGTAACCTTTATTCAAccaataatgaaaaaagttgTAGAGCCAAAGAAGCTTTCAGGA from Spea bombifrons isolate aSpeBom1 chromosome 13, aSpeBom1.2.pri, whole genome shotgun sequence encodes:
- the FMNL1 gene encoding formin-like protein 1 is translated as MGNAAGSLDMFQSRETKAPPTTGSTPPQRQKEGSLQKTPRPSSGELEERFNVVLNAMNLPPDKIHVLRQYDQDKKWELVCDQERFQVKSPPAFYIHKLKSYVDTGGISRKFKRRVQESTQVLRELEISLRTNHIGWVEEFLSPEVGGLDVLVEYLSFAQYSFPFDVEGADNGGVDKVKNTHRSLEDINKSSASSSPSSTPSRVRNLTTRYMHSRTTLRNSRHVNAKDDVHVCIMCLRAIMNYQSGFSMVMSHPSCVNQITLSLGNKNPRTKALVLELLAAVCLVRGGHELILSAFNYFMEVFGESSRFEKLMEYFQTEDSNIDFMVACMQFINIVVHSVKNMNFRVFLQHQFFLLGLDEYLEILKHTESERLQVQIQAYLDNIFDVNSLLEDTDTKNEMLEHVEDLQGHLAHLTEKLQQTENEYMRRVAELETQLDQMRKELSAAREKHVLQPPVDTQHTVHIREVGNGQVIWMEPAGDTCTEDTSAISVHTSPTPDSSKRPSSSLVTVTGAITSCPMSVTEHSSQSSSSSSIHESEVTSTQPSTLSPLSEDAVIPCPPPDTESHPIPAPPPLPGSEATNVPAPPPLPGPQVSNIPAPPPLPGSEVTNTSALPPLPGPEVTNVPAPPPLPRSDVTSVPTQQPLSQTPNGAGAPPPPPPFPGTLVGPSPPPPPPSLGSGGPPPPPPTQLLMTAGLSTGMSIKKPVQTKFRMQVLNWVALKPTQINGTVFTQLDDEKVLQELDMSDFEEQFKTKAQDLSKTPFTERVKSAQKQPSKVTLIDANRAKNLAITLKKGGLTPEAITTAIKNYDMQALSLDFLELLSRFLPTDWERQQISRYLRDEKPLDDLSAEDRFMVHLCSIPRLSERVNTMTFISSFPDTTSRITPQLNALIAASISIKSSEKLKGILELVLAFGNYMNSSKRGAAYGFRLQSLDVLLETKSTDRKQTLLHYLVRVIKEKFSHLSTFHSELNFLEKAATVSLDAVVADVKSLQAGIEQAQKEFTKQDDSPVLKDFLKSNMDVMARLSGDAKTAQEAYNTAVEYFGENSKTTPPSTFFPVFLRFVRAFKQADKDLELLKKQEATATVGEKTEAAGKQPQPVKPVQPQVNLMAELNKKLQKKEPRVYEDNWAIEDIITDLRNQPYRRTDVGRRSVKKQNGQPVNTPDIPV